The proteins below are encoded in one region of Hordeum vulgare subsp. vulgare chromosome 3H, MorexV3_pseudomolecules_assembly, whole genome shotgun sequence:
- the LOC123439150 gene encoding PR5-like receptor kinase gives MGAASALFLFVLVITGEAATLGITNQCSYTVWPAVVLGGGRQLDPGEAWVLDVPAGNTSGRVWARTGCTFHGEGNVSSCQTGDCGGLLACTAYGRPPSTLGEFAFGGLNAVDSFDISFMDGFNVPMDFLPVPVQVQGRAGCVKGPRCPANITSQCPTELKAPGGCNSACRVLKQDKYCCTGSAAHNCSTTNYSVFFKKMCPDAYSYPKDDPSSTFSCPTGTNYQVVFCPLMNQAMSPPAESPVALPAPIGPTSMKPKSSTVTRVVTILAPVGSFILLTVVFLLAYFICKRRTHRQHEMEEEEEFGELQGTPIRFTYQQLKAATEQFADKLGEGGFGSVFKGKFGDEMIAVKRLDRAGQGKREFSAEVQTIGRIHHINLVSLIGFCAEKSYRLLVYEYMHKGSLDRWIYCRHDNDAPPLDWSIRCKIITHIAKGLSYLHEECTKRIAHLDVKPQNILLDDEFNAKLSDFGLCKLIDRDMSQVVTRMRGTPGYLAPEWLTSQITEKADVYSFGVVVMEVISGRKNLDTSRSEESIHLITLLEEKVKNDHLVDLIDRNSNDMQAHKQDAIQMMKLAMWCLQIDCQRRPKMSEVVKVLEGAMSADNNIDHNFVVARNVISSVPPLSSHVSGPN, from the coding sequence ATGGGCGCCGCTTCCGCTCTCTTCCTCTTCGTCCTCGTTATCACGGGCGAGGCCGCCACACTAGGAATCACCAACCAATGCTCCTACACCGTGTGGCCGGCCGTCGTGCTGGGAGGTGGCCGGCAGCTCGATCCAGGGGAGGCATGGGTGCTGGACGTCCCCGCCGGCAACACATCCGGCCGCGTCTGGGCACGGACGGGCTGCACGTTCCATGGCGAAGGTAACGTGTCGTCGTGCCAAACTGGTGACTGCGGCGGCTTGCTCGCCTGCACAGCCTATGGCCGGCCGCCCAGCACGCTCGGTGAGTTCGCGTTTGGCGGCCTCAACGCCGTGGATTCCTTCGACATCTCCTTCATGGACGGCTTCAACGTGCCCATGGACTTCCTGCCGGTGCCGGTTCAGGTTCAAGGAAGGGCAGGGTGCGTCAAGGGGCCGCGCTGTCCAGCCAACATCACATCGCAGTGCCCAACAGAGCTGAAGGCTCCGGGGGGTTGTAACAGTGCATGCAGGGTGTTGAAGCAGGACAAATACTGCTGTACCGGGAGCGCGGCACACAATTGCAGCACCACCAACTACTCGGTCTTCTTTAAGAAGATGTGCCCAGATGCCTACAGCTACCCCAAGGATGATCCCAGCAGCACTTTCAGTTGCCCGACGGGCACCAACTACCAGGTCGTCTTTTGTCCCCTGATGAATCAAGCAATGTCGCCTCCAGCTGAAAGTCCCGTGGCTCTGCCTGCGCCTATTGGGCCAACAAGCATGAAACCAAAATCCTCCACTGTAACAAGAGTTGTGACAATTCTAGCTCCTGTAGGCAGCTTCATTTTGCttaccgtcgtcttcctcctcgcctacTTTATATGTAAGCGGAGAACACATAGACAAcatgagatggaggaggaggaagagtttgGGGAGCTACAAGGAACACCAATCAGGTTCACATATCAACAGCTAAAAGCAGCAACCGAGCAATTTGCAGACAAGCTAGGGGAAGGAGGATTTGGGTCTGTTTTCAAGGGAAAATTTGGGGATGAAATGATTGCAGTAAAACGTTTGGATCGAGCTGGTCAGGGCAAAAGAGAATTTTCTGCAGAGGTTCAGACAATTGGCAGGATTCATCATATTAATCTGGTGAGTTTGATTGGTTTCTGTGCAGAGAAATCCTATAGGCTCCTGGTGTATGAGTATATGCACAAAGGATCCTTGGATAGATGGATCTATTGTCGACATGACAACGATGCTCCTCCTTTGGATTGGAGCATCCGGTGCAAAATTATCACTCACATAGCTAAGGGTCTCTCTTATCTTCACGAGGAGTGCACAAAACGGATTGCTCATTTGGATGTCAAACCACAAAACATCCTCTTAGATGATGAATTCAATGCTAAACTTTCTGATTTTGGACTATGCAAGCTCATTGATAGGGATATGAGCCAGGTGGTTACTAGAATGAGAGGCACACCTGGATATTTAGCTCCTGAATGGTTAACATCGCAAATCACAGAAAAGGCTGACGTCTACAGCTTTGGTGTTGTGGTCATGGAAGTCATCAGCGGAAGAAAGAACCTCGACACTTCCCGGTCAGAAGAGAGCATCCATCTTATTACCCTATTGGAGGAAAAGGTTAAAAACGACCACTTGGTAGATTTGATTGACAGGAACAGCAACGACATGCAAGCACATAAGCAGGATGCAATTCAGATGATGAAGCTCGCGATGTGGTGTTTGCAGATTGATTGCCAAAGAAGGCCTAAAATGTCTGAGGTGGTCAAGGTCTTGGAAGGTGCCATGAGTGCAGACAACAATATTGATCATAACTTTGTTGTTGCTAGGAATGTGATCTCCTCAGTTCCACCTCTATCTTCACATGTATCGGGGCCCAACTGA